The following coding sequences are from one Mesorhizobium onobrychidis window:
- a CDS encoding RNA polymerase factor sigma-32 — translation MMEDTAGRTMVRAAMKAPYLERDEEHLLALRWKEDNDQQALHQIAMAHMRLVISMASKFRHYGLPLGDLVQEGHVGLLEAAARFEPEREVRFSTYATWWIRASMQDYILRNWSIVRGGTSSAQKALFFNLRRLRARLANGAEPISNTSLYREVSVALGVSEADVAMMDSRLSAPDSSLNQPLADDAGATERMDFLVSDDPLPDEVVGDTIDVERRSVWLKTALGALNARELRIIEERRLSDEGATLEALGEALGISKERVRQIEARAMEKLKVALVKQNPEFLATAA, via the coding sequence ATGATGGAAGATACGGCAGGGCGAACCATGGTCCGCGCGGCGATGAAAGCCCCCTATCTCGAGCGCGACGAAGAGCATCTTCTCGCGCTGCGCTGGAAGGAAGACAACGACCAGCAGGCGCTGCACCAAATCGCCATGGCACATATGCGTCTGGTCATTTCAATGGCCTCGAAATTCCGCCACTACGGTCTGCCGCTCGGCGATCTGGTCCAGGAAGGCCATGTCGGCCTGTTGGAGGCGGCGGCCCGTTTCGAACCGGAACGCGAGGTGCGGTTTTCGACCTACGCGACATGGTGGATTCGCGCCTCGATGCAGGACTATATCCTGCGCAACTGGTCGATCGTGCGTGGCGGCACCAGTTCGGCGCAAAAGGCGTTGTTCTTCAATTTGCGGCGCCTGCGCGCCCGCTTGGCGAACGGTGCCGAGCCGATCTCGAATACCTCGCTCTACCGCGAGGTGTCTGTCGCGCTCGGCGTCTCCGAGGCTGACGTGGCGATGATGGACTCCCGCCTTTCGGCACCGGATAGTTCGCTCAACCAGCCGCTCGCCGACGATGCGGGCGCCACCGAGCGAATGGATTTCCTGGTTTCGGACGATCCTTTGCCGGACGAGGTCGTGGGCGACACGATCGATGTCGAACGCCGCTCTGTCTGGCTGAAAACGGCGCTTGGCGCGCTCAATGCCCGCGAGCTCAGGATCATCGAGGAGCGCCGGCTGAGCGACGAGGGCGCGACGCTCGAAGCCCTCGGTGAGGCGCTCGGCATCTCCAAGGAACGCGTCCGCCAGATCGAGGCACGCGCCATGGAAAAGCTCAAGGTGGCGCTGGTGAAGCAAAACCCCGAGTTTCTGGCGACCGCCGCCTGA
- a CDS encoding M48 family metalloprotease: protein MALASCQMFTPPDVQESGFQPSSKPITVDNVAANSKLAEMAKAQHPRILATYGGEYSDPKLERMVAKVVGSLTVVSANPSQTYRITILNSPNVNAFALPGGYLYITRGLLALANDSAELAAVIAHEMGHVTANHGLQRQQLEAEEGFATKVVSDVLGDSPTAKAALIRGRLRLAQFSRNQELEADGIGIKSIGEAGFDPFAAGRFLQSMSAYTDFRSISGATDASLDFLATHPNTPQRIDLAQRHARQFGAPGVGTRDRDAFLAGIDGLLYGDTPEEGYVRGETFLHPGLGVSFSVPDGFIIDNSAAAVTATGPGDIAVRFDGVSIDKSRSLTDYIRSGWVAGLDESSVRQETINGNEAATAHASAEGWQFDIAVIRAGGQVYRLLTAAPSASASLGAVARSVSGSFRILSAAEKAALKPLHIRVVTVRPGQTMGSLAAQMVGVDRKLDLFRVLNAMSPGAAVSAGDKVKIITDK from the coding sequence ATGGCGCTGGCAAGCTGCCAGATGTTCACGCCTCCGGACGTCCAGGAATCCGGATTCCAACCTTCCAGCAAACCGATCACGGTCGACAATGTCGCCGCCAACAGCAAGCTCGCCGAAATGGCGAAGGCGCAGCACCCGCGGATCCTGGCCACCTATGGCGGCGAATATTCCGATCCCAAGCTCGAGCGCATGGTCGCCAAGGTCGTCGGCAGCCTGACCGTGGTGTCGGCCAACCCGAGCCAGACCTACCGCATCACCATTCTCAATTCGCCCAACGTCAATGCTTTCGCGCTGCCGGGCGGCTATCTCTACATCACGCGCGGCCTGTTGGCACTGGCCAACGATTCGGCCGAGCTCGCCGCGGTCATCGCGCATGAGATGGGCCACGTCACTGCAAACCACGGCCTGCAGCGCCAGCAGCTCGAGGCTGAGGAAGGGTTTGCAACCAAGGTCGTCTCCGATGTGCTCGGCGACAGCCCAACCGCCAAGGCGGCACTGATCCGCGGCAGGCTGCGGCTTGCCCAGTTCTCGCGCAATCAGGAGCTTGAGGCCGATGGCATCGGCATCAAGTCGATCGGCGAGGCGGGCTTCGATCCCTTTGCCGCCGGCCGCTTCCTGCAGTCGATGTCGGCCTACACCGATTTCCGCTCGATCAGCGGCGCCACCGACGCCAGCCTCGACTTCCTGGCGACGCATCCCAACACGCCGCAACGCATCGACCTGGCGCAGCGTCATGCCCGTCAGTTCGGCGCGCCCGGCGTCGGCACGCGCGACCGCGACGCCTTCCTCGCCGGCATAGACGGCCTGCTCTACGGCGACACGCCGGAGGAGGGCTATGTGCGTGGCGAAACCTTCCTGCATCCAGGGCTCGGTGTGTCGTTTTCGGTGCCCGACGGCTTCATCATCGACAACTCGGCCGCGGCGGTGACGGCAACCGGGCCAGGCGACATAGCGGTTCGCTTCGACGGCGTTTCGATCGACAAGAGCCGCTCGCTGACAGACTACATCCGCAGCGGCTGGGTGGCCGGTCTCGACGAAAGCAGCGTGCGCCAGGAAACGATCAATGGCAACGAGGCGGCGACGGCGCATGCCAGCGCCGAGGGCTGGCAGTTCGACATCGCGGTGATCCGCGCCGGTGGCCAGGTCTACCGGCTGTTGACGGCTGCCCCTTCCGCCAGCGCCTCGCTGGGTGCCGTGGCGCGCTCGGTCAGCGGCTCCTTCCGTATCTTGAGCGCGGCCGAGAAAGCGGCGCTGAAGCCGCTGCATATCCGCGTTGTCACGGTGCGGCCCGGACAGACCATGGGTTCGCTGGCCGCGCAGATGGTCGGCGTCGACCGCAAGCTCGACCTGTTCAGGGTGCTCAATGCGATGTCGCCCGGCGCAGCCGTTTCGGCCGGCGACAAGGTCAAGATCATCACCGACAAATAA
- a CDS encoding amino acid ABC transporter substrate-binding protein, giving the protein MKWLKSLIVAATLQVLAVTSGHAGANLDQIKQAGVFKVGTEGTYAPFTYHDASGALVGFDVEIAKAIAERLGVKAEFLEGKWDGLIAGLDAERYDAVINQVGITEERKAKYDFSDSYIASKAVLIVRGDNTEIKSFADLKGKKAAQSLTSNFGKLAEANGAELVGTDGFDQSIQLLLTGRADATINDSLSFLDFKKHKPDANVKIAAQEENADYSGVLVRKGDPELVAAINQALADIKADGTYQKIADTYFGQDVSK; this is encoded by the coding sequence ATGAAATGGCTCAAATCGCTTATCGTCGCCGCAACACTGCAGGTACTGGCCGTCACATCAGGCCATGCCGGCGCCAATCTCGATCAGATCAAGCAGGCCGGTGTCTTCAAGGTCGGCACGGAAGGTACCTATGCCCCCTTCACCTATCATGATGCCTCGGGCGCGTTGGTCGGCTTCGATGTCGAGATCGCCAAGGCGATCGCCGAGCGCCTCGGCGTCAAGGCCGAATTCCTCGAAGGCAAATGGGATGGGCTGATCGCCGGCCTCGACGCCGAGCGTTATGACGCCGTCATAAATCAGGTCGGAATCACCGAGGAGCGCAAGGCCAAGTATGATTTCTCCGATTCCTATATCGCTTCCAAGGCGGTGCTGATCGTGCGGGGCGACAATACCGAAATCAAGAGCTTTGCCGACCTCAAGGGCAAGAAGGCAGCGCAGTCGCTGACCTCGAATTTCGGCAAGCTCGCCGAAGCGAACGGCGCCGAGCTCGTCGGCACCGATGGTTTCGACCAGTCGATCCAGCTGCTTCTTACCGGCCGCGCCGACGCCACCATCAACGACAGCCTGTCCTTCCTCGATTTCAAGAAGCACAAGCCCGACGCCAATGTGAAGATCGCCGCGCAGGAAGAAAACGCCGACTATTCCGGCGTCCTCGTGCGCAAGGGCGATCCGGAACTGGTCGCCGCCATCAATCAGGCGCTGGCCGATATCAAGGCCGACGGCACCTACCAGAAGATCGCCGACACTTATTTCGGCCAGGACGTTTCGAAGTAA
- the thiQ gene encoding thiamine ABC transporter ATP-binding protein has product MLNSAESGTAVRLEKVSFSYGEAPFLFDIEFAASKITAIMGPSGSGKSTLLNLVAGFETPQSGRVLIGGADVGAKPPSARPVSMVFQENNLFAHLSVERNVGLGRSPSLRLTEGDHTAIAAALKRVGLAGKQQRLPHELSGGERQRVALARVLVRDRPVLLLDEPFASLGPALRDDMLGLVAGVHAERRMTVLFVTHQPEDAHRIGQDMVFLDNGTVAATGTVADFFTKAGPEAFRRYIGAGPFGAGSRDVARKRT; this is encoded by the coding sequence ATGCTCAACAGCGCGGAAAGCGGTACGGCTGTGCGGCTGGAAAAGGTCTCGTTCAGCTATGGCGAAGCGCCGTTTTTATTCGATATCGAGTTCGCCGCCTCGAAGATCACCGCCATCATGGGGCCGAGCGGTTCGGGAAAATCGACACTGCTCAATCTGGTGGCCGGCTTCGAGACGCCGCAATCGGGCCGCGTGCTGATCGGCGGCGCCGATGTCGGCGCCAAACCGCCGTCGGCGCGGCCAGTGTCGATGGTGTTCCAGGAAAACAATCTCTTTGCCCATCTTTCGGTCGAACGAAATGTCGGCCTTGGCCGCTCGCCGTCGCTCAGGCTGACCGAGGGCGACCACACTGCAATCGCCGCGGCGCTCAAGCGCGTCGGCCTTGCCGGCAAGCAACAGCGCCTGCCGCACGAACTCTCCGGTGGCGAGCGGCAGCGCGTCGCACTCGCCCGCGTCCTGGTGCGCGACCGGCCGGTGCTCTTGCTCGACGAACCGTTCGCCTCACTCGGACCGGCCTTGCGCGACGACATGCTCGGTCTGGTAGCCGGCGTCCATGCGGAGCGGCGCATGACGGTGCTGTTCGTTACGCATCAGCCGGAGGACGCCCACCGTATCGGCCAGGATATGGTGTTCCTGGACAATGGCACGGTTGCCGCAACCGGGACTGTCGCCGATTTTTTTACCAAGGCTGGACCGGAAGCCTTCCGGCGCTATATCGGTGCAGGTCCGTTTGGCGCGGGATCACGAGATGTTGCCCGGAAGCGGACATAA